One segment of Neobacillus endophyticus DNA contains the following:
- a CDS encoding purine/pyrimidine permease — MIERKKQGSALLLGVQGAQWAVLMLTNMIAVPVVVGAAFHMQPAEISTFMQRMLLVSGAATLIQVLFGHRLPIAEGAAGMWWAIFILLGDMSAHGNSGHVLQQLELGMMTAGVLLAVLSLMPIIEKIRNLFTPIVNGVYLILLVSQMSGSFFKSMLGVTATNQLNGKITAICLVEVIIILWISLKAKGILKSMGPLIGIAVGWLLFDWFGFTHSGKTYEAAGWFAIPTLFSWGMPRFDFGVLLTSIITAVVLISNVIASILVVGIALEKEVQPKQFQKGIFGNGAGLVLSGLFSVVGVVPLSVSAGFITTTGITSKRPLVIGAVFILAAGFFPNIGEFFAKMPLEVGYASLFVLFSQIMGFGVRDLMGQVPSSRNLLVIGLSLMGGIGMMFLPPSAFESVSPWLRNIAANGLLVGLILCLLLEHVIFKEKKDQLGRDSR; from the coding sequence ATGATCGAACGAAAGAAACAGGGCAGCGCTTTGTTATTGGGGGTACAAGGGGCCCAGTGGGCAGTTTTAATGTTGACGAATATGATTGCGGTGCCTGTTGTCGTAGGTGCAGCCTTCCATATGCAACCAGCTGAAATTTCTACCTTTATGCAGCGTATGCTGCTCGTCAGTGGTGCTGCCACGTTAATCCAGGTATTATTTGGCCACCGGCTTCCTATTGCTGAAGGAGCGGCAGGAATGTGGTGGGCCATCTTTATTTTGCTTGGAGACATGAGCGCGCACGGGAACAGCGGTCATGTATTGCAGCAACTTGAGCTGGGGATGATGACTGCTGGCGTTTTACTGGCAGTGTTAAGTCTAATGCCGATCATTGAAAAAATCCGTAATTTATTTACACCGATCGTTAATGGTGTTTATCTAATTTTGCTAGTCAGTCAAATGAGCGGCTCCTTTTTTAAAAGCATGCTTGGGGTTACGGCTACTAACCAGTTAAATGGAAAAATTACAGCCATTTGCTTAGTGGAAGTTATCATCATCCTGTGGATTTCCCTTAAAGCAAAGGGAATTTTGAAAAGTATGGGCCCGCTCATTGGAATTGCAGTTGGATGGCTGTTATTTGATTGGTTCGGCTTTACCCATTCCGGAAAAACATATGAAGCTGCAGGCTGGTTTGCTATTCCCACGTTATTTTCCTGGGGAATGCCCAGATTTGATTTTGGCGTTTTGTTAACATCGATTATTACAGCAGTTGTGCTTATATCCAATGTGATTGCCAGCATTTTGGTTGTTGGGATTGCACTTGAAAAAGAAGTACAGCCAAAACAATTTCAAAAAGGGATTTTCGGTAATGGTGCTGGCCTGGTCCTATCGGGACTTTTTTCTGTTGTCGGGGTGGTGCCTCTATCTGTTTCGGCAGGTTTTATTACAACAACAGGGATTACTTCCAAGCGTCCATTGGTTATCGGTGCTGTTTTCATATTAGCGGCTGGCTTTTTCCCGAATATCGGTGAATTTTTTGCCAAAATGCCTTTAGAGGTCGGATATGCATCCTTGTTTGTTCTATTCTCTCAAATTATGGGATTTGGGGTTCGCGATTTAATGGGGCAGGTGCCGTCATCCAGAAATCTGTTGGTCATTGGTCTTTCTTTAATGGGCGGAATTGGTATGATGTTCTTGCCGCCATCTGCCTTTGAAAGTGTTTCACCCTGGTTGCGTAATATTGCTGCGAACGGTTTATTAGTCGGATTAATCCTTTGTTTATTATTAGAACACGTTATATTTAAGGAGAAGAAGGATCAGCTTGGCAGAGATTCTAGATAA
- a CDS encoding AraC family ligand binding domain-containing protein, with product MSNEIRTVYLDPYLNIETYRFKGIMQKFPAHFHEYYVIGFIEEGQRYLVCKGEEYIINPGDLLLFNPYDTHSCEQIDGKTLDYRCINVKPEVMKKAVLEINGNENLPYFKQSVVYHSESVSNLRELHLKISDGGSAFKKEELFLYLLEELIQSHSELTILSSSSETSHEIKLVCNYLEENYTKMITLNDLSNITGWSKYRLLRSFTKQKGISPYSYLETIRINHAKKLLEQGVKPIEVTFLTGFSDQSHLTKFFKRLVGLTPKQYMRIFESEGET from the coding sequence ATGTCAAATGAAATCCGAACAGTTTATCTTGATCCTTATTTAAACATCGAAACCTATCGCTTTAAGGGAATCATGCAGAAGTTTCCTGCTCACTTTCATGAATATTATGTGATCGGCTTTATTGAAGAAGGACAGCGTTATTTGGTTTGCAAAGGTGAAGAATACATTATTAATCCAGGAGATTTATTATTGTTCAACCCGTATGATACTCATAGTTGCGAGCAGATAGACGGTAAAACGCTGGATTATCGCTGCATCAATGTGAAACCAGAAGTTATGAAAAAGGCAGTGTTAGAGATTAATGGTAATGAAAACCTCCCATACTTCAAGCAAAGCGTCGTATATCATAGCGAGAGTGTATCCAATTTAAGAGAGCTACACTTAAAAATTTCAGATGGTGGGAGTGCGTTTAAGAAGGAGGAGTTGTTTTTATATTTATTGGAAGAACTAATTCAGTCACATTCTGAGCTTACAATCCTCTCATCAAGCTCTGAAACCTCTCACGAAATCAAACTAGTGTGTAACTATTTGGAGGAAAATTATACAAAAATGATTACACTTAATGATTTGAGTAATATAACGGGATGGAGCAAGTATCGCTTACTAAGATCATTTACAAAACAAAAGGGAATTTCTCCTTATAGCTACCTGGAAACGATTCGAATAAATCATGCGAAAAAGCTTTTGGAACAAGGTGTAAAGCCCATCGAAGTGACTTTTCTAACAGGATTTAGTGATCAAAGCCACTTAACTAAATTCTTTAAAAGATTAGTGGGGTTAACCCCTAAACAATATATGAGAATTTTTGAAAGTGAAGGAGAAACATAA
- a CDS encoding LysE family transporter: MNNLLAYILMALMMSMLPGADTVLIMKNTLNHGAKAGRCTILGMATGLTFWTIIAVLGLSVVIARSVFLFNAIKYLGAGYLFYLGVRVFFTKNALSLEAVEAERQRSIDKPSRHHYKESYLQGTISNILNPKTVLVYITFMPQFINLNRNTNQQLIELGLILTIIAVGWFLILVHLLDHVKNWLKKPTFQKVFQKSTGVMLIGFGVKTVI; encoded by the coding sequence ATGAATAACTTGCTTGCATATATCTTAATGGCCCTTATGATGTCTATGCTGCCCGGTGCAGATACGGTCCTTATTATGAAAAATACGCTTAATCATGGAGCAAAAGCTGGACGCTGTACGATCCTCGGGATGGCGACAGGCCTTACCTTCTGGACTATAATTGCCGTTCTCGGTTTGTCAGTTGTCATTGCTAGGTCAGTATTTCTTTTCAACGCAATTAAGTATTTAGGAGCAGGCTACTTGTTTTATTTAGGTGTAAGGGTATTTTTCACTAAAAATGCACTTTCATTAGAAGCTGTTGAAGCTGAACGGCAGCGTTCAATTGACAAGCCATCGCGCCATCATTATAAAGAATCCTATTTACAAGGGACAATCAGTAATATTCTTAACCCCAAGACTGTATTGGTCTACATAACGTTTATGCCCCAATTCATTAATCTTAATAGAAACACAAATCAGCAACTGATTGAATTAGGATTGATCCTTACCATAATAGCAGTCGGATGGTTTTTAATCTTGGTTCATCTTTTAGATCATGTAAAAAATTGGTTGAAAAAACCTACATTTCAAAAAGTATTTCAAAAATCTACTGGCGTAATGTTAATAGGGTTTGGAGTGAAAACTGTCATTTAA
- a CDS encoding DUF421 domain-containing protein: protein MNYIWESIAILFTGFCLLRIAGKKTVAQMSGLEVITILAIASTTGHAISETGLLKTILTFCALITLLILIQFLSIKFYIINKIFVGNATPVIQDGKVISKNLKKLRISLDQLEARLRENGISSVADVKSASIEITGQLGYELMKHAKPVTLGELEQTLNQLQSSIVQQLVNQPHVFKELVHEHQTNNNPTH, encoded by the coding sequence ATGAATTACATTTGGGAATCAATAGCTATATTATTTACAGGGTTTTGCTTATTACGGATTGCAGGTAAAAAAACGGTGGCACAAATGTCCGGATTGGAAGTGATCACAATTTTGGCGATCGCCTCGACTACAGGTCATGCTATTTCAGAGACTGGCTTATTAAAAACGATCCTTACCTTCTGTGCTCTTATAACGCTTCTTATCCTTATTCAGTTTTTATCGATTAAATTTTATATTATTAATAAAATATTTGTAGGAAATGCAACACCGGTTATTCAAGATGGAAAAGTTATTTCCAAAAATCTAAAAAAACTTCGCATTTCCCTTGACCAATTGGAAGCAAGATTAAGGGAAAACGGGATTTCGTCTGTCGCTGATGTCAAAAGTGCATCAATAGAAATCACTGGTCAGCTAGGATATGAGTTAATGAAACATGCTAAGCCTGTAACACTTGGAGAGCTAGAACAAACTTTGAATCAATTACAATCGAGTATAGTCCAACAATTAGTGAATCAGCCTCATGTTTTTAAGGAGCTTGTTCATGAGCACCAAACAAATAATAATCCAACTCATTGA
- the ade gene encoding adenine deaminase: MKQELFALNNKIAAASGRKPADLVIKNGKIIDVFNGEIIEGDIAITDGYFVGIGNYQGEKIIDAQGRYVAPAFIDGHVHIESSMVTPAEFAKVLLPHGITCVVADPHEIANVFGADGIQYMIDSTENLPFDVYIMLPSCVPATEFEINGAILTSDDLQPFLQHPRVLGLAEVMNFPAVKTADEDMLKKLTYTEQAGKKIDGHAAGLTAMDLNVYAAAGIRTDHESTTAEEAKERLRRGMYLMIREGTVAKDLQQLLPVVNERNARRCLFVTDDKHLDDLIHEGSIDHNVRISITSGLSTITAIQMATINSAECFGLKDQGAIAPGFKADFILFQDLETIQITDVFKTGKHVVENGCLIENSSENRTADESFSLKNSVRFQDISDSHFHIPLKKTSANIIEIIPNSLITRHIVEQVESGPDGLFQTSIEKDQLKLAVIERHHLTNKIGLGIVKGLGLKSGAIATTIAHDSHNLIIAGTNDHDMAAAANAIKNMQGGLVVINEGEIIASLKLSIAGLMSERPYQEVYSDLNQVNLALKKLGAHGHFNPFLTLSFLALPVIPELKLTVQGLFQVSRFEHIDTNHS; this comes from the coding sequence ATGAAGCAGGAACTATTTGCATTAAACAATAAAATTGCGGCAGCCTCCGGTCGAAAGCCTGCCGATCTTGTTATTAAAAACGGGAAAATCATCGATGTTTTTAATGGAGAAATTATCGAAGGAGACATTGCCATTACAGATGGATATTTTGTCGGCATTGGAAACTACCAAGGAGAAAAGATCATCGATGCCCAAGGCCGGTACGTGGCACCTGCTTTTATTGATGGCCACGTTCATATTGAATCTTCTATGGTTACTCCTGCTGAATTCGCAAAAGTCCTCCTTCCGCATGGGATCACATGCGTGGTGGCGGACCCACACGAAATTGCCAACGTTTTTGGTGCGGACGGAATCCAATATATGATTGATTCGACAGAAAACCTGCCATTTGACGTTTATATCATGCTTCCTTCCTGTGTCCCGGCAACCGAATTTGAAATCAATGGTGCTATTTTAACCAGTGATGATTTGCAGCCATTTCTTCAACATCCTAGGGTACTTGGACTGGCAGAAGTCATGAACTTTCCTGCAGTCAAAACGGCTGACGAAGACATGCTCAAAAAGTTAACTTACACAGAACAAGCTGGAAAAAAAATTGATGGCCACGCTGCAGGTCTTACTGCCATGGATTTAAATGTTTACGCTGCAGCAGGCATTCGGACGGATCATGAGAGCACCACAGCTGAGGAAGCAAAGGAACGGCTTAGAAGAGGGATGTACCTGATGATTCGTGAAGGGACCGTAGCAAAGGATTTGCAGCAGCTGCTTCCTGTGGTTAACGAGCGGAATGCTCGCCGCTGCCTATTCGTTACGGATGATAAGCATTTAGACGACCTTATCCATGAAGGCAGTATCGATCACAATGTCAGGATTTCAATTACTTCCGGACTTTCAACGATAACTGCCATTCAAATGGCTACCATCAATTCGGCAGAATGCTTTGGCCTCAAAGATCAAGGAGCCATCGCCCCTGGTTTCAAAGCAGACTTTATTTTGTTCCAAGATCTTGAAACCATCCAAATTACAGATGTTTTTAAAACTGGGAAACATGTCGTAGAAAATGGCTGTCTGATCGAAAATAGCTCTGAAAACAGAACGGCAGATGAATCCTTTTCATTAAAAAATTCAGTCCGATTCCAAGATATCTCAGACAGTCATTTTCATATCCCATTAAAGAAAACGTCAGCAAATATAATTGAAATTATTCCGAACAGCCTTATAACCCGTCATATTGTTGAACAAGTCGAAAGTGGCCCTGATGGATTATTTCAAACATCTATAGAAAAGGACCAATTAAAGCTGGCAGTGATTGAACGCCATCACCTGACAAACAAAATAGGTTTAGGCATCGTTAAAGGTCTCGGTTTAAAATCTGGAGCCATCGCCACCACAATCGCCCATGATTCCCATAATCTTATCATCGCGGGCACCAATGATCATGATATGGCAGCTGCAGCAAATGCCATCAAAAATATGCAAGGCGGCTTGGTCGTTATTAATGAAGGGGAAATCATTGCTTCACTGAAGCTATCGATTGCTGGATTAATGTCAGAGCGTCCCTATCAGGAAGTTTACTCTGATCTAAACCAAGTAAATCTTGCTCTAAAAAAACTTGGCGCGCATGGACATTTCAACCCATTTCTAACTTTATCATTCCTGGCTCTCCCTGTTATACCAGAATTAAAGCTAACCGTTCAGGGATTGTTCCAGGTCTCAAGATTTGAACATATTGATACTAATCATTCCTAA
- a CDS encoding nucleoside deaminase — MSKVDFMKKAIDIAYDNVKTNHGGPFGALVVKDGIIIGVGRNEVTAVNDPTAHAEVQAIRAACQYLSNFQLTDCDIYTSCEPCPMCIGAIYWARPRAVYYACTKEDAAKIGFDDQFIYEQLELPNEQRKIAMKQFSLQEGDLPFRTWESSKMKIEY, encoded by the coding sequence TAGATTTTATGAAAAAAGCAATTGACATTGCTTATGATAATGTTAAAACTAACCATGGAGGGCCTTTTGGCGCACTGGTAGTCAAAGACGGAATAATTATCGGTGTGGGGCGAAATGAAGTTACAGCGGTAAATGATCCTACTGCTCACGCAGAGGTTCAAGCGATTCGGGCGGCCTGCCAATATTTAAGTAACTTTCAACTTACTGACTGTGACATCTATACTAGCTGTGAACCTTGTCCCATGTGTATTGGAGCGATTTATTGGGCAAGACCACGGGCGGTTTATTACGCCTGTACAAAGGAAGATGCTGCAAAAATAGGCTTTGATGATCAATTTATTTATGAACAGCTGGAACTTCCCAACGAACAAAGGAAAATAGCAATGAAGCAATTTTCTCTTCAGGAGGGGGACTTGCCGTTTCGCACATGGGAGTCTTCAAAAATGAAGATTGAATATTAA